CGCCTGGCGGCCGAGATCATCTTCGACCAGGGTCTCGGCGACATGTTCGTCGTCCGCACGGCCGGTCAGGTCATCGACTCGGCGGTCCTCGGTTCGCTCGAGTACGCCGTCGAGGTGTTGCAGGTACCGCTCATCGTGATCCTCGGGCACGACAGCTGCGGCGCGGTGAAGGCCACCCTCGACGCGCTCGACGACAACCAGATCCCCGGCGGTTACATCCGGGACGTCGTGGAACGGGTCACCCCCAGCATCCTCGCCGGCCGTAGCGAGGGCCTGACACGAGTCGACGAGTTCGAGGCCCGCCATGTGGTGGAGACCGGGCAGCTGCTCATGCAGCGCAGCCGGATCATCGCCGATCGGATCAGTACCGGCCGCCTGGCGATCGTCGGCCTGACCTACCAGCTCAGCGAGGGGCAGGTGAACGTCCAGGGCGTGTACGGGGACATCGGTGAACGCCCGGCGCCCACCGCGGTGGCCGAGTCTGCCTGACGTCGTATTCGTCTCCGCATGCGGTGGACCTGAAGGCGAACTCTAGACTTTGCCTGCTCGGGACCGCTTTCCCGCTGCGACACGCCGCACGTGATGAACCAGAAGTCAAGACCCGGCCGTTAGCGTTGTGGTCGTGATCGAACCCCAGGGCCCGCTGCCACCCGAGATCTACTGGCGACGCCGCGTCGTCGCCGCGGGTGGTGCGCTGGTCGTGGTCGGTCTGGTCGTAGCACTGATCGTGTGGATGACGTCGGGAAGCGGGGATCCGCAGAACACCGCAGCCACCGCGAGCGTGTCGTCGAGCTCATCGGCGTCGTCGACGACATCCGCGCCGCCCGCGTCGGAACCGCAGGCGGGTGGCGCCTCCGGTGAACCGGATGCGGGGGGCGGCGCCGGCGGCGGGGCGGGTGCTCCGGCGGGGCCGCCCGCGGGGTCCGCGACCCCGGTCGAATCGACAAGTCCAGCAGGCGTTCCCGGAGCGGCCGGCGGGCCGGCCCTGTGCCCGGATCAGGCGATCTCGGTGGTCCTCTACACCGACAAGCCCACCTACACGATCGGACAGAACCCGGTGTTCACCATCGTGACCACCAACGCGGGACTGTCCGAGTGCACCCGCGACGTCGGCAAGGCCGTGCAGAACGTCATCGTCCGCACCCTGGACGGCACCCGGACGCTGTGGTCGGCGCGCGACTGCTCGCCGCTGAACACCGTCAACAACGTGGTGCTCAAGCCTGCGCAGCAGGTGAAGGACACGATCACCTGGTCGGGCACCACCAGCAGCCCCGGTTGCGAGCGCCCGCGGACCCAGGTGCCCGCCGGCTCCTACTCCGCCATCGGCAAGATCGGCGAACGCGAATCGTTCCCGATCACGTTCAACATGGTCGCCCCGGCCCAACAGCCCTGAGCGACGGTCACGTTCGCCGGGCCAGGCGACTAGTCGTAGCGCTCGATGCTGGTCTCGGCCAGGCGGGTACCGCGAACTATTCGTTCGCTAGGTAAAGTACCGACTCGTTGAGTATCAATGATGAGATCTCCTACCTCGGTCTCGTCTGGCGGGGAGGTCTCTCATCCGAGTCGGATTCAAGGCGTTCATGCGTCGCTGTGTGGTTGCCGCGGGCGTTGCGGTGACGTGCGCATCATCAGCGCTGGTGTGGGGCAGCGGGCCCGCAGTGGCATCCGACCCGGAGATGCTCAGGGCTGACGCGGGTTGCGTCTGGAGAACGCCGGCCGAGCGCGCTCAGAACCTACAGACTTGTACCTTCGACTCGACTGCGCTCGGGCGAGAGGCCACGGTCCAGATCCGAGCCGCAGACACACGAGAGCGCCAGGCAGGGCGCGGAATCTACTTCCTGGACGGATTGGGGTCGAATCCGGAGTTCAGTACGTGGACAGCGGAGCCTGAAACCGTCGCTGCCTACGATTCCGTCAACACTCTCGTCTTTCCGGCCGGTGGTGCAGGTGAGTGGATGACAGACTGGGAGAAAGCGCCCACCGGTCAGTCGATTCCGCCGCAATGGAGCTCGTTCATCGGGGTCGAACTGCCGAAGTATCTGCAGCGGAACTTCGATGTGCCGAGATCGGGCAACGGCATCGTCGGGGTATCGATGTCCGCGGGTCCGGCGATCGTCCTTGCGCTGGACCATCCAACGGTGTTCAAAGTGGCCCGTTCCTACTCCGGCTACTATCCGACTGACAACCCGCTCGGGTGGTTGGGAATACCTGCCATCCAGCGTGAGCGTGCCGACATCGAGAACGGACGCACCGCGATGTGGGGAGACCCTGAGGCGCCGGGTAACCGCTGGGCACAGAACGACGTCCTGTCCCGTATCGGCGAAGTCGCGCGAACTCGCCAGACCGTGATTGTTTCCTCCGGGAACGGAATTCCGACCAGCAATGAACTCCGCGAAGCCAACCAGGTCCTTCAGGAACGATTGGCTGCTGATCCCGGATCGGGTCCGAAGCTCGTGCAGCAGGCGGCAACCGCGCTAGCTCTGGGAGTTGCGCTGGAGTCTGGCGCTATGTTCTCGACGGTGGCCCTCCAGGCCGTATCGACACGTCTCGGACTGCCGATCTCGTTCAACTATCGGAACGGCGGACACAACTGGTATGCGTGGTCGGCGGACGCGAACGATGACGCGCAGATGATCGAACGAGCACTGCTGTCCAACTAGCGGCCTCGCGGCCGTTGCCGTGATCGAGGTACCAGTCGCCCGAATACGCGCGATCAGTCGTAGCGCTCGATGCTGGTCTCGGCCAGGCGGGACAGTCCCTCACGGATGTGGCGGGCCCAGATGCTGCCGATACCCTCGACCGCCTGCAGATCGGCCGACGAGCTCGCGAGCAGCGCCTGTAGGGTCCCGAAGCTGCGCACGAGCCGGTCCACGTGGGCGAACTGCAGCCGCGAGATCCGGGCGAGCAGACGGTAACCGCGGGGACTCATCGCCGTGTCCTGGGCCTCGATCGTCGTCGGGTACCCGAAGGCCCCGGCGAGCAGGGTGAGGTCGAGAAGGTCTGCGTCGCTGAGGTTCTCGACGACCTCGAGCGCCTGGCGGACATCCTCGGCGGTCGCCGGCTCGGGGCTGGCGTAGTAGTCGCGGACGAGCAGTTCGCGCATGGTGTCGTTGTCGCTGATCAGCTCCTCGAGCTGCAGGCTGACCTGCCGGCCGTTCACACCGAGTTCGAGGACGTACTCCTCGATCTCGGCCGACACACGACGGACCATCTCCATGCGCTGGGCGGTCGACATCGCGTCGCGCAGCAGCACGTAGTCCTCGATCTCCGCGCGCGACAGCGCCGAGATCACCTCGTCGAGCCGGGCCTTGTACCGCTCGAGGGTGGCCAGCGCGACGTTGGCGCGGGACAGGATCGGGTCCGGGCTCTCGACGACCCGGCGGGCGCCGTCGACGTAGACGCTCACGATCGACATCGACGCGCTCACCGAGATCACCGGATGCCCGGTCTGGATGGCGGTCCGCTCCGCCGCGCGGTGACGGGTGCCCGACTCCTCGGTCGGGATGGAGGGATCGGGGACCAGCTGGACGTTGGCCCGCACGATGCGCTTGCCGTCGGTGGAGAGCACGACTGCGCCGTCCATCTTGGCGAGCTCGCGCAGTCGCGTCGGCGCGAACTCCACGTCGAGGTGGAAACCGCCGTCGCAGATCTTCTCGACGTCGGAGTCGTGCCCCAGCACGATGAGGGCGCCGGTGCCGCCTCGCAGGATGCGTTCGAGGCCGTCACGAAGCGGCGTGCCGGGCGCGACGCGCGCCACCGTGTCGCGCGTCAGCTCGGATCTGACCACCTCGGCAACCATGACTTCCCTCCAGTGACCCGTCCGTCCCCGCGGGGACGGCGCCCACCCGCGCCGGGCCGGATGCCAGCGACATCGGCCGTTCTGATGGTGACTAGGGTACCGGGGTGTGAAGAGCAGCAGTTTCGTGGTGCCCGACGACCTGGACGAGGTGGAACGCCACCCGAAGGCGGCCAAGCCGGGCGAACCCGTCCGCATGCACAACCCGACCTGCTACGGCTGCGGACCGGACTCCCCGCAGGGCCTGCATCTGGTGGTGCATGCGGGTGAGGGGTTCACCGTCGACGCGTCGATGGAGGTCGAGACCCGGATGGAGGGCGGCCCCGGCGTCATCCACGGCGGCATCCTGAGCACCGCGTTCGACGAGGTGATGGGCACGATCCCGCTCCTGATCGGGCCCTCCGGGGTGACGGTGCATCTCGAGGTGGATTACATCCGGCCCATCCCGGTGGGCTCGACGCTGCAGTTCACCGGCACCTTGCTGGGCCGACAGCGCCGCAAAATCTTCACCGAGGCGGTCGCCCACATCGGTAATCCGGACGAGCCGGTGGCCAGCGCACACGCGATCTTCGTGACGATCGATGTGCGGAAGCACTTCGCCGCCCATGTCGAGAAGAGCGCCCGGGCGGAGGAGTACAAACGCCGGATGTACCCCTAGGCGTAGCGGCCAGGGGGACGGGTCAGAAGGGCGCGTCCACCGGATCGGCGTCGCGGAGACCGACGGCGTCGCCGAGGTTCGCCACACGCAGGATCCGGATGCCCGTCGGCAGTTCCTCGTCGGTGGCCGCGGGGATGATCGCCTCCCGGAAGCCGAGTCGCTTCGCCTCGGCGAGTCGGCGCGCGACGGCCGAGACACGACGGACCTCACCGCCGAGCCCGACCTCGCCGACGACCACCGTCGACTGCGGGATCGGCTGGTTCTTCACCGTGGAGTACACAGCGAGCGCGATCGCGAGATCGGCGGCCGGCTCGGTCACGCGCATGCCGCCCACCGTGGATAGATACACCTCGCTCTTCGCGATCTGTTTCAGACCCCCGCGTGCCTGCAGGACCGCGAGCACCATCGAGACGCGGTTCATGTCCAGGCCGGAGACCGCCCGGCGCGGAATGTTCATCTCGGTGCCGTTCGCCAGCGCCTGGACCTCGCCCACCAGTGCGCGTTTGCCGTCCATGGTCACCAGGGTCGCGCTGCCGCTCACATCCGAATCACGTTGATGCAGAAAGATTCCGGAGGGATCCGGGACCTGATGGATGCCGTCGTCGCGCTGTTCGAAACACCCCACCTCGTCGGCCGCCCCGAACCGGTTCTTGACACCGCGGACCATGCGTAGCGTCGAGTGCCGGTCACCCTCGAACGCGAGTACGACGTCGACGAGGTGCTCCAGCGACCGCGGCCCGGCGACCGCGCCCTCCTTGGTGACGTGGCCGACGAGGATGACCGCGACCCCGCGGTTCTTGGCGAGCGAGACCAGTGCGGTCGTCACCGCCCGGATCTGGGTCACGCCCCCGGTGACGCCGTCGGCCCCGGAGGCGACGAGGGTCTGGACCGAGTCGACGATCATGAGTGACGGCGCGACGGAGTCGACGTGGCCGAGGATCGTCGCGAGGTCGGTCTCGGCGGCCAGGTAGACGTTCGGGTGCACCGCGCCGGTGCGCTCGGCCCGCATGCGGACCTGCCCGGCAGATTCCTCACCGGTGATGTAGAGCGCGGTGCGGTCCTGTGCCGCCCAGTGTTTGACGGCTTCGAGCAGCAGCGTCGACTTGCCGACGCCGGGCTCACCGGCCAGCAGGATGACCGAGCCCGGGACGACGCCGCGGCCCAGCACCCGGTCGAGCTCGCCGATGCCCGTGGGGATCGCGGCGGACGATTCGGCGTCGACCTCGGTGATGCGCAGAGCGGGGCTCGACGGTGCGACCGCCGCGGTCGAGCGCGCCGACGGTGCCGGCCCGGCCACCTCGCCGATCGTGCCCCATTCGCCGCACTCGGGGCAGCGGCCCACCCACTTGGGCACCTGATGGCCACACGCGGTGCAGCGGAAGGACGTCTTGGTTCTGGCCACCCGGTCAGCCTAGGTGGCGGGGCCGACAGAACGAGCGAGGCCCGGCGTGTGCCGGGCCTCGCTCGTGGAAGTGGTTCGACCGGTGGTCAGTGGCCGCCTT
The genomic region above belongs to Gordonia hongkongensis and contains:
- a CDS encoding alpha/beta hydrolase, whose protein sequence is MLRADAGCVWRTPAERAQNLQTCTFDSTALGREATVQIRAADTRERQAGRGIYFLDGLGSNPEFSTWTAEPETVAAYDSVNTLVFPAGGAGEWMTDWEKAPTGQSIPPQWSSFIGVELPKYLQRNFDVPRSGNGIVGVSMSAGPAIVLALDHPTVFKVARSYSGYYPTDNPLGWLGIPAIQRERADIENGRTAMWGDPEAPGNRWAQNDVLSRIGEVARTRQTVIVSSGNGIPTSNELREANQVLQERLAADPGSGPKLVQQAATALALGVALESGAMFSTVALQAVSTRLGLPISFNYRNGGHNWYAWSADANDDAQMIERALLSN
- the disA gene encoding DNA integrity scanning diadenylate cyclase DisA encodes the protein MVAEVVRSELTRDTVARVAPGTPLRDGLERILRGGTGALIVLGHDSDVEKICDGGFHLDVEFAPTRLRELAKMDGAVVLSTDGKRIVRANVQLVPDPSIPTEESGTRHRAAERTAIQTGHPVISVSASMSIVSVYVDGARRVVESPDPILSRANVALATLERYKARLDEVISALSRAEIEDYVLLRDAMSTAQRMEMVRRVSAEIEEYVLELGVNGRQVSLQLEELISDNDTMRELLVRDYYASPEPATAEDVRQALEVVENLSDADLLDLTLLAGAFGYPTTIEAQDTAMSPRGYRLLARISRLQFAHVDRLVRSFGTLQALLASSSADLQAVEGIGSIWARHIREGLSRLAETSIERYD
- a CDS encoding PaaI family thioesterase translates to MKSSSFVVPDDLDEVERHPKAAKPGEPVRMHNPTCYGCGPDSPQGLHLVVHAGEGFTVDASMEVETRMEGGPGVIHGGILSTAFDEVMGTIPLLIGPSGVTVHLEVDYIRPIPVGSTLQFTGTLLGRQRRKIFTEAVAHIGNPDEPVASAHAIFVTIDVRKHFAAHVEKSARAEEYKRRMYP
- the radA gene encoding DNA repair protein RadA; this encodes MARTKTSFRCTACGHQVPKWVGRCPECGEWGTIGEVAGPAPSARSTAAVAPSSPALRITEVDAESSAAIPTGIGELDRVLGRGVVPGSVILLAGEPGVGKSTLLLEAVKHWAAQDRTALYITGEESAGQVRMRAERTGAVHPNVYLAAETDLATILGHVDSVAPSLMIVDSVQTLVASGADGVTGGVTQIRAVTTALVSLAKNRGVAVILVGHVTKEGAVAGPRSLEHLVDVVLAFEGDRHSTLRMVRGVKNRFGAADEVGCFEQRDDGIHQVPDPSGIFLHQRDSDVSGSATLVTMDGKRALVGEVQALANGTEMNIPRRAVSGLDMNRVSMVLAVLQARGGLKQIAKSEVYLSTVGGMRVTEPAADLAIALAVYSTVKNQPIPQSTVVVGEVGLGGEVRRVSAVARRLAEAKRLGFREAIIPAATDEELPTGIRILRVANLGDAVGLRDADPVDAPF
- a CDS encoding carbonic anhydrase, with protein sequence MTATTPRQAWRILRDGNNRFVTGESQHPSQGIEDRARLAGGQHPHVALFGCADSRLAAEIIFDQGLGDMFVVRTAGQVIDSAVLGSLEYAVEVLQVPLIVILGHDSCGAVKATLDALDDNQIPGGYIRDVVERVTPSILAGRSEGLTRVDEFEARHVVETGQLLMQRSRIIADRISTGRLAIVGLTYQLSEGQVNVQGVYGDIGERPAPTAVAESA